The Rhea pennata isolate bPtePen1 chromosome 23, bPtePen1.pri, whole genome shotgun sequence genomic interval TCCTGTTCCCACCCCCAGCCCTGCCGGAGACCCCCCCGGTTCGGCACTGCTCCCCTTTTCCGGGTCTCACCTCACCGGGGAGCTGGCTGGGCTGGGCGCCCCGACtgccagccccgctcccggcggctcccgggggGCCGAGCTCCACGGGGCTGGCGGCAGCGAGGGCGCCCGGCGAGCGCGGGCTGGCCGGCGGCGCGCTTctccccgccgccgcgtccTCCGAGGCACCTGCGGAGAGCGAGCCCGGAGCGCTCAGCCTCCCCCGACCCGGCCGAGCTGCCCTTTCTCCACTCCATGGGTCGGATCCGTACCCCGGACGGAGAAACCGCTCTTTCTCCGGACGCCCTCCCACCGCTCCTTACCGTCTCCGAGCGCTCCCAGGTCCCCGACGTCCTGGCCGGGCAGGCTGCAGTCtcgctcctcctcctcctcgtcgtCGGTGGTGGGGTCCAGTGCCAAGTCAGGCCCCAATTCCCAGTCGGCAGCCGTGCTGTAGGGAACAGGGATCCCTCGGGGTAAAAATCCCCTCCTGTCGGGGCCGGTCCGGCGGCCGCGGAGGTGCCGGCGCCAGGTCACGCGCCGCTGGCCCGGCTCGCAGGTCGCTCGGGCACGGGCGTTTCTCCCTCCCCGGAaaagcaggggaggagggagagcagcggcgcggagcagcggcgAGGCACCGGCTAAACCAGCCCCTCTGCTTTTTTGCCCCCCTGGGGAAATCAAGGCACCGTCCGGCGCCTCCAGCCGGGGTCGGGCCTTTTGCCTCGGACAGAAGCGCCGGCAGCAGGCGCCGGCTCTGCGAACGCCTTTCCATTCTGGGAGAGGAGCAGGGTCATTTCTAAATATAGTCTCAATCCCCATTAAAATGTTACCAAGTGACTTAATTACAAacagagcctttttttttttccttaagactCTTGGCAGCTTCTCCGGACGCTTGCACGAGCATTACTCTCCGCCGCGGTGCTCCCAGCCCGGGCTCTCCACCCGGCACCGGCTGGGAACGGGCTGCGGATGCTCCCAAGCACCCGCTGGCTTTGCAAGGCTGGTGTTTCCCGGGCGCGAGGCTCGGGGCTCACCTGGAGCTCAGCGACGAGGGGCTGCCAGGGCGCTCGCTGCTCTCGGCGCCGGCCGGATCCGCAGCCTCCGAGCAGGCTCCCTGCAGGACGGCGCGTCAGTCCCAGCCTGCGCCCCGCCAGCACGTCCCGCTTGGGGACGTTCCCCCGGCGCTTCTAGGTGGGAGCTGCCCAGCTCCGAGCATCCCTGCCCGCCTCCCAGCACCACCCAGTCCGGCACTGGGGCTGTACTGGGAGCGCTGGGATCGCTCACCggctgcctggcagcctggggGGAGCCGGGGAGGCTGAGGGGGATCTTCTTCAGCACCAGCGTGGCCCCGCTCGGCTTCTCCAGCAGCTTCTTCTCCAGATTGGCACGTGTCCAGCCCACCTGCAAACGGCACCGGCCACCGGCGCTCAGCACCggtgctcagcactggggagcTCGTGGCCCCCCTTCAGGCTCCCGCTGTGCAGAGGACACGTTTCCAACAGCTCCTCCACGGATGCATCCCTGCACCCTGCAAAGCAGCCGCTCCGGGAGAGGCGCGGAGCGAGGCAGGCGGCAGGAGCGATGCTTTCTAGGAGACCCGGCGACACAGGGGCTCCCTGGCCAAAATTTCCCTGCCCGGAAATCGGCGCCCTCCGGCAGCCGGGGGGGGGTTGGTACCCCCCGATCCCGGCCACGGCGCAGCCACGGTCCCGAAGCCGCCGGACTCACCACGACCTGCTCGTTGACCTGCACGATCTCGTCTCCGGGCAGGACGGGGGAGCCGCGCTCGGGCAGCGCCTGCGGGCAGAGggaggcggcgggagcgggcgccgcggcggctgcccCCCGGGAAGCGCCCTAGGCGCCTGCGCCGCCCCCCGGGCCACGGCTGGGCTAAATCAGCGGGGCTTTGCAAAGCGGGGGTTAAATATTAACCGGCCGGGCTGACCTTTTGGGCAATGCTGGGCAGGAGCCAGGCAGGGGCTGGTGGGACCACGGAGCGGGGCTcccgctgcagccccggccgcgctcaCCCACGAGACGAGCTGCCCAGGCTCAGCCGGGCCAGGGGGCCGGACGGGGGGCTCGAAGCGGCGCGCGGGATCCCGCCTGCCAGGGCACACCTGGGGCAGGCGATATTGTGGCACGGGGGACAGGCAGGACCGGGAGCAGCCCCCAGCTCACCTCTGAGGCCGTCCCGGATACAAAGTGCTGGCCGGAGCTGGTGGACATGATCTCCAGGTCCTGCAGAGAGGGGATGGAGAAgggagctgtgagcagggcGGTGGGGAGAGCGGGGGGCTGCAGACGCCGGGGCACTCaccagcgcggcggcggggggcagagCTGGCGCCAGCTCCACGCGCTGCAGCACGGCCGTGCAGTccagcagcgccgcggggctgcagccCACGATGCCCTCGCAGATGCCCACGATGTGCTGGCACTGGGGGCGACAGAGCGAGGCTGAGCGTGGCCGAGGAGGGGGCCAGGGCACCGCCAGCCCCGCCGCTGCCCACCGCCAGCACTTACGATGGGCAGGATCCGGCCGGCCCTCCCGTCGGCCGGGCAGTCCTAGGAGGAGAGCGGGGCTGAGCGCGAGGGCCGGCGCTCGGCTCCGGACAGCACCCAAGGgcccagcctggggctgccTACGGGTGGCTGCACCCCTCTCCGGCGCCGGCGTGTTTGGGGATCGCCcgtgcctcctcttcctcctcgcGGGAGCCCGCCGAAGCCCCTTTCTCGGGGCAGCCTGGGCCGTGCCAGCACCATCCCGGCTGGGCTCCCCGCGGGAAAACCGCGCTCCTGGGGGATAACAGCCCCCGCGACCCCCCCAGCCCGTGCCACGTCCCCCCATCGCCCCGGGAGCTGCGGCAGCTCTTGCACGGCTGCCTCCGACATGCAGAGGCTGCGGGTGCGCGCCAAGCCCGTCCCCGGGGCgtcggggcggcgcggccggccgcggcgctcaCCCCCTGCAGAGCCTCCACCAGCTCGGCGCAGAGGTGGACGATGTCGCGGCTGGCCGAGTAGTCGTTCAGGGTGGAGAAGAGGTACCTGGGGGGGCGCGGGAGGAAGGCGGGCAGGCGGCTCGGGGGGTGCCCAGCGCCCGCGGGTGCCCCGCGCCTGCCTGCCCTCCCGGCCCCGACCTGTTGAGCCAGGAGAAGAGCTCCTTGGCGGCCCCGACGAGGTCGACGACACAGGCCAGCAGCTCGAGggagggcggccgcggctcggccccggcgcggcgctcaCCCAGCGCCAGGGCCTGCGCCCGGCGCGCCAGCGCCCGCAGCGTCCCCGCCAGCGCCCGCAGGCTCGTGCTCGCCGGCTCCTCGTCCTGGCGCGGGAGAAAGGTGCCGGGGCGGCGCGTGACGCCCGAGGGTGCTCCCGGCATCCGGCCCCCGGTGCAGGAGAGCCGGGTCGCCCCGGGGGGGccgggatgggatgggatggcGGCACTCACCAGCGCCCGCAGCTGCTCCAcggcctccagcagcagctcctggtgGCCCACGCGCCGCACGCCCAGCGCCTCCAGCGCGCCCGCCGACAGCCGCAGCACCtgggcgccgcgcagcccccacGCCTCGAAGGGGTACCCCTGCACCGCCGCGTCCAGGCCTGCCCGGGGACGCGCCGCCCtggagccgccgcgggcgccgccgggcgccgccgcgggagcgccggtgaattccccccccccgccccccgccgccgccgcccccgccggggcgcAGCCGGATGCAGGGCGCCGCCTCGCCGCGGAATGAGTCCGCCAGGTCTCAGCCTGCGTCGTGCCGCGGGCCGGCCCGAGCGGCCTCGCGGGCCAGCTACGCagggacggacggacagacagacagacggaCACGGAGCTgacccccttcccccccccccagccccgctgcaAAGGGGGGCAGCGGCACCCCACGCCATCCCGGGGCGgctctgcccccctccccccgctgccaccccccccccggtcccCGCCGGTGTCacccggggagggggggcccggccgggggccGCTCACCTCGGAGCCAGGCAGCCGCCTGCGCGGGGCTCCAGGCGCCGACGGGCTCCatcgccgccgcggccggcacACCTGCGCCAGGTGAGCGCTCCGGATtggcgcgcccggccgccgctctgccgccgggcccgcccccgccgcctcccaGTAGCGCCCAGTACCACCCAGTACCCCCCCCGCCCAGCTCTGCTCACATACAGCGAAGGCAGAGCCCAGGTGCCCGCCCAGGGCTGCTCCCACTGGGGCCCACGGAGCCCCCCAGAAGTGGGGGCtcagcccccccagccccccgtgcctcagtttcccccaggcaggcaggcagctccCGTGGGTCGGGCTTTCCCCCCTCACTTTGCAGgtggggaaaccgaggcacggcGCAGCGCCCACCCGCCGCCCCACAGCGAGCCGGGCTCTGCCGAGCCCCCAGGCGCCCCACGGCTCGCCCGGAGCCACGCGGGAGCTCGGCTCGGCCGGAAGACGCCTCGGCGGGGCCGTCACCCCCCCGCCGTCGCCCGCCCGCCCGTGCGCTTGGGGGAGCAGCGTGCGCTGATCACTGCTGACAGCCGctgccgggcggccgcgccaggctccgcggccccgccgcgatCTCggggccggccgccccggcacGCGGGCACCGGCGGCACCGCGGGCTCGGCCCCACGGTTCGCCCGGAGAAGGGgccgaggcgggggggggggtggtccCGATGCCGGGGCCGCGTGCGGCACAGCCCCGTTCCCGGACGACGGAGCCGGGGGggccccccgctcccgccgaTCTCCGCGCCAGCCGCGGGCCTTCCCTGCTGCCTCGcgtctctcctcttcctcccgtCGTCCTTCCCCGCCGCGCCATGATCATCCGCCCGAGACGCTTAACGCCGGGGTATTTTCGGCTGCTCCAGGTAAGGGTCGAGCTGAGGGGGGCTGTATCGGTGGGCCCCTCTCAGCGCCCCCCGCACCGGGCCGCCCACGAGCCCCGCCAGCCGCCGGGGGCGATGCCCGGCCGTACCCTGGCCCCAAAGAGGGCCCACGGCGGCAGCGCTCGGTGCCGGCATCGAGGGCAGAAAGCCCAGCCCGAGAGCACCCTCGCAGCCCTCGGCAGCACAGCGAGGCCGCGGGACCGCCCGCCACCCAAAACCGCGCTTTTCTCCCTTAAATCCCTCAATGTTTTTTCCGGGCGCAGAGAGGACATTCAGGACACGGTCAGCGCGCTCTTCGCGTGGCCCCCCAGCTCGCCCGGCGCACCCCCGAGCGGAGCAGGGCCCGTCCCCGCTCCCAGGCCCCCGAGTTTCCCTCCCCGGGGCGGTTTCGGGCAGCAGCGCAGCTCCGGGTCTCGCAGCACCTTCCTCTGCTCCCGCAGATGCAGCTGGCAGCGGGGCGAGCGGCTGAGCCGAGGGACCGGCTGGTGAACcagctggccctgctgctggccgtCGTGGGGCTGAGCCTCTCCTACTACAGCGCCCGGCGGATGGCCGGGCCCGCCAAAGGCGCCCCGGAGCCCTGAGGCCTGGGTGACGGTCCCCGGCTCCAGCGCCACCACATCCCGCCCTGCTCTCTCCAGTCGAGCCCCaagccggcggcgcgggagctGCCGGACCCGCTCTGCTCACGAAACCCCGGCTAAGCGGAGCTGCCGTCTCGCCTCGTGGCTCCTTCCCGGCCCATCCGTGCTGCGTCCTGCCCTCCCCCTCCATGCCTTGGCCTGCTGTTGCCCTGGAGCTGAGAGGACACATTCGCCCCAATTTTGGGAGCTGGAACAAAGGATGAAAAAGCCAACACGACTCTGACTTCAATTCCCCCAAAACACAAACGAATGCTGCGAGCTGGCAACCAGGGTCACTCTCCAGCCCTAGAGCTGTCCAGAGATGCAGAGCTGAGCCCTAAACCGAGCTGCTGGTGAAAAGCCAGGATCCAGCCACCATGAGACAACTGAGCTTCAACAGACAGACACGCACGGAAACGGGGGCCTGGGTGCAGCGTTTCCCTCCAActgcccctgccctgctccccggGGAGGGACCGGGGCGGCTCCCTGCACCTGGCCCGCAGCAGCATGCAGGTCCCTCCCCAAACTGGAACTGGCGGGGTGACGCAGGGGAATGTGCTGCATCCgcagccagcccagctccaATTAAGAGCCGCTCCTCCCTCCCGGGGCGGCTCAGCCAGCAGCCCCACGTCAGGGCCGGCAGAAAGGAGGTCAGTGCACAGCGCTGTTAGATAACAGAGCGGGGAGGGCCGGGACCAAGATCAGCCTCTGAACGAGAGGCTGGGGGTGGAAATGGGGACACAGGGGTGGCTCCCATCTGAGAATCGCTGTGCAGAGCTCGAGATGAAGAGCAGGAGCAAGGGGAGCACTTCCAGTCTCCCCAGAGACAGGTCTCAGCGGGATGGGAGACCACAAGCTTCCCACCCCTCTATCTTGGGCACCAAACCCCATAGAGCAAGCTGCAGcatggagcagagctgcctctaGCAGAGAGGGTTAGATACCAACAAGAGAGCTAGGTTTAATTGCCTGGAAAACCCCGTGAGGAAGAAACCTGGTTAGTCTGCACgtaaataaatcttttccttccaaTCAAAGCTGTGCTGTCTcgctgccttgctgctgctgcagctgagcaCTCTGTCCTGTGGCCCAGCAGAGGAGACAAACCTTTAACCTGCTGTGTTAGTGCCACGGTCCGTGTCAGTTAAACCTGTTCTGCAGGTATTTACAACAGTCAGTGGCACTGCAACACTGGAATCGCATAGCAGAGGGAGGCCGAGCAGGGAGGGACCGCCCCAGCAGGGGCGGGAGCGCCTTCCCTGCGCAGGGGCAGGGCGGCGGCAGGCCGGGCACCGGCTCGCACTGTACACAGGGCCCCTCGCCATGGCTCTCCGGTGACACGCGTTGCGTTTTAGCAGGCAGAAGCCTGGAAGTGTCCCCGCAAAGAAAGCATCAGCCTTCCACACTCAAAGCCCGCAAGAGACCAG includes:
- the CNKSR1 gene encoding connector enhancer of kinase suppressor of ras 1, encoding MEPVGAWSPAQAAAWLRGLDAAVQGYPFEAWGLRGAQVLRLSAGALEALGVRRVGHQELLLEAVEQLRALDEEPASTSLRALAGTLRALARRAQALALGERRAGAEPRPPSLELLACVVDLVGAAKELFSWLNRYLFSTLNDYSASRDIVHLCAELVEALQGCQHIVGICEGIVGCSPAALLDCTAVLQRVELAPALPPAAALDLEIMSTSSGQHFVSGTASEALPERGSPVLPGDEIVQVNEQVVVGWTRANLEKKLLEKPSGATLVLKKIPLSLPGSPQAARQPVSDPSAPSTAPVPDWVVLGEWKGVRRAGACCRRFCPRQKARPRLEAPDGALISPGGQKSRGAGLAGASPLLRAAALPPPLLFRGGRNARARATCEPGQRRVTWRRHLRGRRTGPDRRGFLPRGIPVPYSTAADWELGPDLALDPTTDDEEEEERDCSLPGQDVGDLGALGDGASEDAAAGRSAPPASPRSPGALAAASPVELGPPGAAGSGAGSRGAQPSQLPGEGSPKTCCRTKGVATRLSRRRVSCRDLGRVDCDGWLLKKKDHVGFMAQKWKRCWFVLKGHTLYWYNHPNDEKAAGLINMATYDLESTREQKKKYVFQLSHEKYKPFIFAAETLADLSMWVSHLITAKTKYTLAHQSVPQKEEDCYSETEAEDPDDDSPRHGCDSPKRKLQNAPEKAQLFLASGEPSSAASSPQGSPRPCSPMDSSGEDLESLMQGLKQGGVSLIGRQRFLTEEQYRKSFIKRNKNPLINEKVHLVRALQSTLKAKLTELQVLEQLLSDAALTSEKFTSWKEEHQDLYQELREWWVRQQGQDLDGGLGAEPSPLQEAAEP